tatatgttcggttattttcggatatccattcgggttcggatattactcGTTCGGggtcggatatccaatctctcctaattcaatacccgttcggatattttgctacttcgattcggatttcggttcggatttttcggatcgggttcgggtgccatttcggatatcgggtaaagtgcccacccctacttgACCCTCTTTAACCTACATATATCACTTTGTGGGTCCTGATAATTGTATCCGAACTTTCCTAACCAAATCAACTTTCCGGTTTAGGTTCCGTTCTGTTTTCTGAAACGCTCTCGGTTCGGATTCCTTTTAATCTTCTTCTCATAATCGTATACTTGAAACGACGTCGTAACACTGTCCATTCAAGATAACCAAATCAACTTTCCGGTTTAGGTTcggttttgtttctctttttgttaGAAGAAGCGATGGAATCTTTGCCGGAAGCCTATCGTGACGATGGATGAATACAAAGCGAAATCGAAGCTGAGCGAGAGCTCAACCTCCACGGTTTGGCTAGCGAAGCACATGTTAACCGGAGAAGAAGCGGTGATGAAGTGTTTCGATCTCTCGAAGCTCAATCACAATCTCAGAATCTGTTTGGAAAACGAGCTCGATTTTCTATCTTCCGTCGATCACCCCAACATCATCCGCCTCCTCCAAGTTCTCCAGGAGAAGGATTTACTCGTCATGATTCTCGAGTATTGCGACGGTGGAACTCTATCTTCGTACATCAAGCGTCACGGGAGAGTTCAAGAACATATCGCCAGAAGATTCATGAAGCAAATTGGTATCTATTGCTTTATAAAATTCACCCTGATGATATTTGATTCTTATGGAGTTTGGATCTTGGATGCAGGAGCTGGTTTAGAAATCATTCATGATAATCATATTATCCATAGGGATCTTAAACCAGAGGTACTGTTACATTGGTATTAATACAAAGATTTTCTTAATCAATTGGAGAAAAATGAACTCTACATATATTAACCATTAAAAGTTTTGGGGGCCGAGGCGAATGTTTCATTAGGCTAAGCAGAGTATATGATTTGTGACATAAGTGTTGTTCGTTTGGTTGCGTCGGCGTCAATTTTTTCAATAAACTCTTATTCGTTTCATTGACGCCGGTACTGCGTCTGCGTCTAAACGCTGCGTCCTCGCGTCGATCACCGAAAAATTATGCGTCT
The sequence above is drawn from the Brassica napus cultivar Da-Ae chromosome A8, Da-Ae, whole genome shotgun sequence genome and encodes:
- the LOC106434802 gene encoding serine/threonine-protein kinase ATG1t isoform X3; this translates as MDEYKAKSKLSESSTSTVWLAKHMLTGEEAVMKCFDLSKLNHNLRICLENELDFLSSVDHPNIIRLLQVLQEKDLLVMILEYCDGGTLSSYIKRHGRVQEHIARRFMKQIGAGLEIIHDNHIIHRDLKPENILLAGSGDESVLKIADFSISSRKLLPGKYLETVCGSPFYMAPEVLQFQRYNEKADMWSVGAILFELLHGYPPFSGRNNVQQLHPDCIDVCSRLLSTNPVTRLSFDEFYKHKFLSI
- the LOC106434802 gene encoding serine/threonine-protein kinase ATG1t isoform X4, which gives rise to MDEYKAKSKLSESSTSTVWLAKHMLTGEEAVMKCFDLSKLNHNLRICLENELDFLSSVDHPNIIRLLQVLQEKDLLVMILEYCDGGTLSSYIKRHGRVQEHIARRFMKQIGAGLEIIHDNHIIHRDLKPENILLAGSGDESVLKIADFSISRKLLPGKYLETVCGSPFYMAPEVLQFQRYNEKADMWSVGAILFELLHGYPPFSGRNNVQQLHPDCIDVCSRLLSTNPVTRLSFDEFYKHKFLSI